In Vitis vinifera cultivar Pinot Noir 40024 chromosome 11, ASM3070453v1, a genomic segment contains:
- the LOC104880677 gene encoding glycine-rich cell wall structural protein 1 — MGSFMAGKFGWGVLWVWVLVVVGCACVEGRKLDEKNDGGVKKPEWFFDGNPGWGGGGWKGLSFGHSFSFGKGVGFSFGSGKPGIGGKPDCVGGGGGGGIGGGGGIGGGSGGGIGGGGGKHHKKKEKKHYGGGVGGGIGGGGGTGGGVGGGGGTGGGIGGGGGGGIGGGAGGGIGKGIGGGGGAGGGGAGGGIGKGIGGGGGGGGGGIGGGAGGGIGKGIGGGGGMDGGGGGGIGKGIGGGAGGGFGGGIGKGIGGGIGGGGGGGGGGGGIGKGVGGGAGGGFGGGVGKGIGGGGGGFGGGGGGGSGGGIGGGFGGGSGVGGGIGDGGGGFGGGGGAGGGIGGGA; from the coding sequence ATGGGAAGTTTCATGGCGGGAAAATTTGGTTGGGGGGTTTTGTGGGTTTGGGTGTTGGTGGTGGTGGGCTGTGCATGTGTTGAGGGTAGGAAACTTGATGAGAAGAACGATGGAGGAGTGAAGAAGCCAGAGTGGTTTTTTGATGGTAATCCAGGATGGGGTGGTGGTGGGTGGAAAGGGCTGAGTTTTGGGCATTCCTTCAGTTTTGGTAAGGGGGTGGGGTTTAGTTTTGGTTCTGGAAAACCTGGCATTGGCGGGAAACCTGATTGTGttggtgggggtgggggtggcggcattggtggtggaggtggaatTGGCGGCGGCAGTGGTGGGGGGATAGGTGGTGGTGGCGGGAAACACCAcaagaagaaggaaaagaagcATTATGGTGGTGGTGTTGGAGGAGGAATTGGCGGTGGAGGTGGAACTGGAGGAGGAgttggtggtggaggtggaacTGGAGGAGGAAttggtggtggaggtggtggtggtatTGGAGGAGGGGCTGGAGGAGGCATTGGGAAGGGAATAGGAGGTGGAGGTGGTGCGGGTGGAGGAGGGGCTGGAGGAGGCATTGGGAAGGGAATAGgtggtggaggaggaggaggtggtggtggtatTGGAGGAGGGGCTGGAGGAGGCATTGGGAAGGGAATAGGTGGTGGAGGTGGTATGGATGGAGGAGGGGGGGGAGGCATTGGCAAAGGGATCGGTGGTGGTGCTGGTGGTGGATTTGGGGGAGGCATAGGTAAAGGGATTGGTGGGGGAataggaggtggtggtggtggcggtggCGGTGGCGGAGGCATCGGCAAAGGAGTTGGTGGAGGCGCTGGTGGTGGATTCGGGGGAGGTGTAGGCAAAGGGattggtggtggtggaggaggCTTCGGAGGAGGTGGGGGGGGCGGCTCTGGCGGAGGGATTGGAGGAGGTTTCGGGGGCGGTAGTGGTGTTGGTGGAGGAATCGGTGACGGTGGTGGAGGATTTGGTGGGGGTGGAGGCGCTGGAGGGGGCATTGGTGGAGGTGCCTGA
- the LOC100245606 gene encoding trihelix transcription factor ENAP1, whose product MDDTEDDAGYPPKRYSVNHHSSFNTAPSSNRQKLPVRNASYALQVPPQYDVVDEEEDDEDNAQEEDELDEDDDEEDDDEDDDVIEPAGDSGLNPKKRKLRDLVNNYEFAPRVVPPPTSRLPFGGRNSSAEWTEHETFLLLEAWGERFVQLGRKSLRSDDWADVAEKVSEGSKIERTDMQCRNRLDTLKKKYKKERAKVEEMGGGNSKWVFYKKMDALMGLSPTPSRQQYGLACGVDSGEYVFMNPRVYLNRSNGLDEMRDSPGNSEYGDDDSEGLPLKRTNPGGDDEEGSSIRLLADSIEKFGEIYEKIEKTKRQQMMELEKMRMDFHRELELRRKEMLERTQAEIAKIRQGDDEDTDASDENYSG is encoded by the coding sequence ATGGACGATACTGAAGATGATGCTGGGTACCCTCCGAAACGGTACTCCGTCAATCACCATTCCTCCTTCAATACGGCGCCGTCTTCCAACCGCCAGAAGCTTCCCGTGCGAAACGCCTCGTATGCCCTTCAAGTCCCACCTCAATACGACGTCGTAGATGAGGAGGAGGACGACGAAGACAACGCCCAAGAAGAGGATGAATTGGACGAAGACGATGACGAGGAAGACGACGACGAGGACGACGATGTTATTGAACCCGCGGGAGACTCGGGGTTGAATCCGAAGAAGCGGAAGCTGAGGGATTTGGTTAACAATTACGAGTTCGCCCCACGTGTGGTGCCGCCGCCGACCTCGAGGTTGCCGTTCGGCGGACGGAATTCGTCGGCGGAGTGGACGGAGCACGAGACTTTCTTGTTGTTGGAGGCGTGGGGAGAGAGGTTTGTTCAGCTTGGGAGGAAGAGTTTGAGGTCTGATGATTGGGCCGATGTTGCAGAGAAGGTCTCGGAGGGTTCCAAGATTGAACGAACGGATATGCAGTGTAGAAATCGATTGGATACGTTGAAGAAGAAGTACAAGAAGGAGAGGGCTAAAGTGGAGGAAATGGGAGGTGGGAATAGCAAATGGGTTTTCTACAAGAAGATGGATGCGTTAATGGGGTTGTCGCCAACTCCAAGTCGGCAACAGTATGGGCTTGCTTGTGGGGTTGATTCCGGGGAATACGTGTTTATGAATCCCCGAGTTTATTTGAATAGGTCGAACGGATTGGATGAGATGAGGGATAGCCCTGGGAATTCGGAGTATGGTGATGATGATTCAGAGGGCCTTCCTCTGAAGAGGACTAACCCGGGAGGGGACGATGAGGAGGGATCTTCAATTAGGTTGTTGGCAGATTCAATTGAGAAGTTTGGTGAGATTTACGAGAAGATTGAGAAGACCAAGAGGCAGCAGATGATGGAGTTGGAGAAGATGAGGATGGATTTTCATAGAGAATTGGAGTTGCGTAGGAAGGAGATGCTAGAGAGAACTCAGGCAGAGATTGCAAAAATACGGCAAGGGGATGATGAAGACACTGATGCTTCAGATGAGAACTACAGTGGTTGA